One genomic region from Sorangium aterium encodes:
- the rpsD gene encoding 30S ribosomal protein S4 has translation MARYIGPVCKLCRREGMKLYLKGERCYSEKCAYTRRPYPPGQHGQGRIKLSEYAVRLREKQKVRRIYGVLERQFSGYFQEANRRKGRTGEEMLGLLERRLDNVVHRMGFGSSRAEARQLVRHGHVHVNGKRLDIPSYVVRAGDRVELTEGARKFKSVLASVGGADKRPVASWIDVDRAAFTGAIKGAPIREDLNEPEIREQLVVEYYSR, from the coding sequence GGATGAAGCTCTACCTCAAGGGCGAGCGGTGCTACTCCGAGAAGTGCGCGTACACGCGGCGCCCGTATCCCCCGGGCCAGCACGGCCAGGGGCGCATCAAGCTGAGCGAGTACGCGGTGCGCCTGCGCGAGAAGCAAAAGGTGCGTCGCATCTACGGCGTGCTCGAGCGGCAGTTCAGCGGGTATTTCCAGGAGGCCAACCGGCGCAAGGGCCGGACGGGCGAGGAGATGCTCGGGCTGCTGGAGCGGCGGCTCGACAACGTGGTGCATCGGATGGGCTTCGGCTCGTCTCGCGCCGAGGCGCGCCAGCTCGTCCGGCACGGGCACGTGCACGTGAACGGCAAGCGGCTGGACATCCCGAGCTACGTCGTTCGGGCCGGTGACCGGGTCGAGCTCACCGAGGGGGCGCGCAAGTTCAAGAGCGTCCTCGCCTCCGTCGGCGGCGCGGACAAGCGGCCGGTCGCGAGCTGGATCGACGTGGATCGCGCGGCGTTCACCGGCGCGATCAAGGGCGCGCCGATCCGCGAGGATCTCAACGAGCCCGAGATCCGCGAGCAGCTCGTCGTCGAGTACTACTCGCGCTGA
- a CDS encoding DNA-directed RNA polymerase subunit alpha, which produces MTMNNPNLTMIARNWRDLIRPKGISIDAESGTQFYAKFTCEPLERGFGITIGNSLRRVLLSSLQGAAATAIRIEGALHEFTTVPDVVEDVSDIILNVKEVVFKAATPKTYSVRIDREGPGPVYARDIQLVEGLSVLNPDHLIAVLDKKGPLSMELTVNVGRGYVPAERNKTPTMPIGTIPIDALFSPIRKVNYTVQNARVGQVTDYDKLTLEVWTNGSVSPADAVAFAAKILKEQLSIWVNFEESEETSYQAVMSDDEPLNENLFRSVEELELSVRSANCLQNANITLIGELVQRTEQDMLKTKNFGRKSLKEIKEILANMGLSLGMKIDNWPQLLERWKAQQAQA; this is translated from the coding sequence ATGACGATGAACAACCCGAACCTCACGATGATCGCCCGTAACTGGCGCGATCTGATCCGGCCCAAGGGCATCTCGATCGACGCGGAGAGCGGGACCCAGTTCTACGCCAAGTTCACGTGTGAGCCCCTGGAGCGCGGCTTCGGGATCACGATCGGCAACTCGCTGCGCCGCGTGCTGCTCTCCTCCCTTCAGGGGGCGGCCGCGACGGCCATCCGCATCGAGGGCGCGCTGCACGAGTTCACGACCGTGCCGGACGTGGTCGAGGACGTCAGCGACATCATCCTCAACGTGAAGGAGGTCGTCTTCAAGGCGGCCACCCCGAAGACGTACTCGGTGCGGATCGATCGCGAGGGGCCCGGGCCCGTGTACGCGCGCGATATCCAGCTGGTCGAGGGTCTGTCGGTGCTCAACCCCGACCACCTCATCGCCGTGCTCGACAAGAAGGGCCCGCTCTCGATGGAGCTCACGGTCAACGTGGGCCGCGGCTACGTGCCCGCCGAGCGCAACAAGACGCCGACCATGCCGATCGGGACGATCCCGATCGACGCGCTGTTCTCGCCGATCCGCAAGGTGAACTACACCGTGCAGAACGCCCGCGTCGGGCAGGTGACCGATTACGACAAGCTCACGCTCGAGGTCTGGACCAACGGGTCCGTCTCGCCCGCGGATGCGGTCGCCTTCGCCGCGAAGATCCTCAAGGAGCAGCTCTCCATCTGGGTCAACTTCGAGGAGAGCGAGGAGACGAGCTACCAGGCGGTGATGAGCGACGACGAGCCGCTCAACGAGAACCTGTTCCGCTCCGTCGAGGAGCTCGAGCTCAGCGTCCGCTCCGCGAACTGCTTGCAGAACGCGAACATCACGCTCATCGGCGAGCTCGTGCAGCGGACCGAGCAGGACATGCTCAAGACCAAGAACTTCGGTCGCAAGTCGCTGAAGGAAATCAAAGAGATCCTCGCGAACATGGGGCTCTCGCTCGGGATGAAGATCGACAACTGGCCGCAGCTCCTCGAGCGCTGGAAGGCGCAGCAGGCGCAGGCGTGA
- the rplQ gene encoding 50S ribosomal protein L17 — MRHKKAGRQFGRDTSSRRAMLRNLTANLITHERIETTDAKAKELRRVAERLITKATRLGKVAYTAHGELSPGDRARRLHAERLVGSYIPRWGVATDGKKVDIIAKVMIDLSKRFEGRPGGYTRIIKLGPRRGDSAQMSLIEFIDAPPVADAPSQAAEPVVAAEPATPATTAG; from the coding sequence ATGCGTCACAAGAAAGCGGGCAGGCAGTTTGGTCGGGACACCTCCAGCCGCAGGGCGATGCTTCGCAACCTGACGGCGAACCTGATCACCCACGAGCGGATCGAGACGACCGACGCCAAGGCGAAGGAGCTGCGGCGGGTGGCCGAGCGGCTCATCACCAAGGCGACGCGGCTCGGCAAGGTCGCGTACACCGCGCACGGAGAGCTCAGCCCCGGCGACAGAGCGCGCCGGCTCCACGCCGAGCGGCTCGTGGGCAGCTACATCCCTCGCTGGGGGGTCGCGACCGATGGCAAGAAGGTCGACATCATCGCGAAGGTGATGATCGATCTCTCGAAGCGCTTCGAGGGGCGGCCGGGTGGCTACACGCGGATCATCAAGCTCGGTCCGCGCCGCGGTGACTCGGCGCAGATGAGCCTCATCGAGTTCATCGACGCGCCGCCGGTCGCGGACGCGCCTTCGCAGGCCGCCGAGCCGGTCGTCGCGGCGGAGCCGGCCACCCCGGCGACGACCGCCGGCTGA
- the yccX gene encoding acylphosphatase — translation MGLKQVQLFVRGRVQGVFFRASTQREAKRLGLTGWVKNRSDGAVEVLAEGEEDELKELIAWANRGPSAARVERVDVRWRGFSGDFFDFRITD, via the coding sequence ATGGGGCTCAAACAGGTTCAGCTGTTCGTCCGCGGTCGCGTCCAGGGCGTCTTCTTTCGTGCCTCCACGCAGCGCGAGGCCAAGCGGCTCGGCCTCACCGGCTGGGTGAAAAACCGCTCCGACGGCGCCGTCGAGGTCCTCGCCGAGGGGGAGGAGGACGAGCTGAAGGAGCTCATCGCCTGGGCGAACCGCGGCCCGAGCGCCGCGCGCGTCGAGCGCGTCGACGTCCGGTGGCGGGGCTTCTCCGGCGATTTCTTCGACTTTCGCATCACGGATTGA
- the rho gene encoding transcription termination factor Rho, whose translation MHLRELKQKPMAELVQMAKGLNIEGAAGLRKQEVIFALLQAHAAQDQPVYGEGVLECLPDGFGFLRAPDYNYLPGPDDIYVSPSQIRRFNLRTGDSVSGSIRPPKEREAYFALLKVDKINGEPPEVARDKILFDNLTPLYPQQKFNIENGTKSFSTRIIDMLCPIGKGQRCLIVSPPRAGKTVLLQQIANAISANHPDTTLIVLLIDERPEEVTDMQRTVKGEVISSTFDEPPTRHVQVAEMVIEKAKRLVEHKHDVVILLDSITRLARAYNTVVPPSGKILSGGVDSNALHKPKRFFGAARNVEEGGSLTIVATALVDTGSRMDEVIFEEFKGTGNSEIHLDRKLMEKRIFPCLDINKSATRKEELLLPEWILQRVWLLRQLLHPLNVIDSMEFLLDKVSRTETNQEFLESMNQ comes from the coding sequence ATGCACCTCAGGGAACTGAAGCAGAAACCGATGGCCGAGCTCGTCCAGATGGCGAAGGGGCTCAACATCGAGGGCGCTGCCGGGCTGCGCAAGCAGGAGGTCATCTTCGCTCTCCTGCAGGCCCACGCGGCGCAGGACCAGCCGGTCTACGGCGAGGGCGTGCTCGAATGCCTGCCCGACGGCTTCGGCTTCCTCCGGGCGCCGGACTACAACTACCTGCCGGGTCCGGACGACATCTACGTCTCGCCGTCCCAGATCCGGCGCTTCAACCTCCGCACCGGCGACAGCGTGAGCGGCTCCATCCGGCCGCCCAAGGAGCGCGAGGCGTACTTCGCGCTGCTCAAGGTCGACAAGATCAACGGCGAGCCCCCCGAGGTCGCCCGCGACAAGATCCTGTTCGACAACCTCACGCCCCTCTACCCGCAGCAGAAGTTCAACATCGAGAACGGGACGAAGAGCTTCTCGACCCGCATCATCGACATGCTCTGCCCCATCGGGAAGGGGCAGCGCTGCCTCATCGTCTCGCCGCCCCGCGCGGGCAAGACGGTGCTGCTCCAGCAGATCGCCAACGCGATCTCCGCGAACCACCCGGACACGACGCTGATCGTGCTGCTCATCGACGAGCGCCCGGAGGAGGTGACCGACATGCAGCGCACCGTGAAGGGCGAGGTGATCAGCTCGACCTTCGACGAGCCCCCGACGCGGCACGTGCAGGTGGCCGAGATGGTGATCGAGAAGGCGAAGCGCCTCGTCGAGCACAAGCACGACGTCGTGATCTTGCTCGACTCGATCACCCGCCTGGCGCGCGCGTACAACACGGTCGTCCCGCCGAGCGGCAAGATCCTCTCCGGCGGCGTCGACTCGAACGCGCTGCACAAGCCGAAGCGGTTCTTCGGCGCCGCGCGCAACGTCGAGGAGGGCGGGTCGCTGACGATCGTCGCCACCGCGCTCGTCGACACGGGTTCGCGCATGGACGAGGTCATCTTCGAGGAGTTCAAGGGCACGGGTAACAGCGAGATCCACCTGGATCGCAAGCTGATGGAGAAGCGGATCTTCCCCTGCCTCGACATCAACAAGAGCGCGACCCGCAAGGAAGAGCTGCTGCTGCCGGAGTGGATCCTCCAGCGCGTGTGGCTGCTCCGCCAGCTGCTGCACCCCCTCAACGTCATCGACTCGATGGAATTCCTGCTGGACAAGGTGAGCCGCACCGAGACCAATCAGGAATTCCTCGAGAGCATGAACCAGTAG
- a CDS encoding GAF domain-containing protein, producing MTAKAEQRTKALQARIQELEARLAHADKTVQALRDVGLALGSTLDLDQLLALILNKITELLDADRATLYLLDEQRQRLLSRIIIGEEARAIELPVGAGIAGHVAKMGRTVRVKDAYRDRRFQRDWDEVTGYRTRSILAAPMKNHVGRTIGVIQVLNKHGEGEFSVHDEELLSALATQAAVSIDNSRLFLSVIQKNTQLVETKEQLEHRVSDLKLLFDLESAMGRATTMEDLARAVITEAGRACEARAGGMLVDEIEGGLFLYFFDLTAFDGGSAPPRAPALGDEPEGVVGGAAPRPAVKRIAMRRGEGVVGRAMVNNEAVCFSREGGGEEPDDTLVSPRLAQLVGAELRTAIAVPLEGEDAVPIGSMALYNSRHPHGFSKDDRALLRLVSANASTALRLFRSRLEREQSERLTTIGRLLSGVMHDMRTPLTVISGYVQLMASAPDAATREDHARLILKQFDVISAMQREVLEFARGERSILVRKVYLTKFFGDIEKQLAHELAGTGVSLSLELEDRGTARFDEAKMTRLLHNLVRNAVEAMRPGGGTVTIRAYRDEGDLAICVADTGKGIPKEIQGRLFQSFVTSGKRGGTGLGLAIVKKIVDEHAGTITVASSDKGAKFTIRLPQESAPSRSAGTAGGQPQLASTDGGSATKAGASVAPVVHEGISRRRPAGSAPSVTPVNERGRRSSSNGSDA from the coding sequence GTGACCGCGAAGGCGGAACAACGCACGAAGGCGCTGCAGGCTCGCATACAGGAGCTCGAGGCGCGCCTCGCCCACGCCGACAAGACGGTGCAGGCGCTCCGGGACGTCGGGCTCGCCCTTGGCAGCACCCTGGATCTCGACCAGCTCCTCGCGCTGATCCTGAACAAGATCACCGAGCTGCTCGACGCGGACCGAGCCACCCTCTACCTGCTCGACGAGCAGCGGCAGCGGCTCTTGTCGCGCATCATCATCGGCGAGGAGGCGCGCGCGATCGAGCTTCCCGTCGGCGCGGGGATCGCGGGCCACGTCGCCAAGATGGGGCGGACGGTCCGCGTGAAGGACGCCTACCGGGATCGCCGGTTCCAGCGCGACTGGGACGAGGTCACGGGGTACCGCACCCGCTCGATCCTCGCCGCGCCGATGAAGAACCACGTCGGCCGGACGATCGGGGTCATCCAGGTCCTGAACAAACACGGGGAGGGGGAGTTCTCGGTCCATGACGAGGAGCTCCTGAGCGCGCTGGCGACGCAGGCGGCCGTCTCGATCGACAACTCGAGGCTGTTCCTCTCGGTGATCCAGAAGAACACGCAGCTCGTGGAGACGAAGGAGCAGCTTGAGCACCGCGTGAGCGATCTCAAGCTGCTCTTCGACCTCGAGAGCGCGATGGGCCGCGCGACCACGATGGAGGACCTCGCGCGCGCGGTCATCACGGAGGCCGGCAGGGCGTGCGAGGCGCGGGCGGGGGGGATGCTCGTCGACGAGATCGAGGGCGGGCTGTTCCTCTATTTCTTCGATCTCACGGCGTTCGACGGGGGCAGCGCGCCGCCCCGCGCGCCCGCGCTCGGCGATGAGCCGGAGGGCGTCGTGGGCGGGGCCGCCCCGAGGCCGGCGGTGAAGCGCATCGCGATGCGCCGCGGCGAAGGGGTCGTGGGGCGCGCCATGGTGAACAACGAGGCCGTGTGCTTCTCGCGCGAGGGCGGGGGCGAGGAGCCGGACGACACGCTCGTGTCGCCGCGGCTCGCCCAGCTCGTCGGCGCGGAGCTCCGGACGGCGATCGCCGTGCCGCTCGAGGGCGAGGACGCGGTGCCGATCGGCTCCATGGCCCTCTACAACTCCAGGCACCCCCACGGCTTCTCGAAGGACGATCGCGCGCTGCTGCGGCTCGTGTCGGCGAACGCGTCGACCGCGCTGCGGCTGTTCCGATCGCGCCTCGAGCGGGAGCAGAGCGAGCGGCTCACCACGATCGGGCGGTTGCTCTCGGGGGTGATGCACGACATGCGCACGCCGCTCACGGTGATCAGCGGCTACGTCCAGCTCATGGCGAGCGCTCCCGACGCGGCGACGAGGGAGGACCACGCGCGGCTGATCCTCAAGCAGTTCGACGTGATCAGCGCGATGCAGCGCGAGGTGCTGGAGTTCGCGCGCGGCGAGCGGAGCATCCTCGTGCGCAAGGTCTACTTGACCAAGTTCTTCGGCGACATCGAGAAGCAGCTGGCGCACGAGCTCGCCGGGACCGGCGTCTCGCTCTCCCTGGAGCTCGAGGACCGAGGGACCGCGCGCTTCGACGAGGCGAAGATGACGCGGCTCCTGCACAACCTGGTCCGCAACGCGGTCGAGGCGATGCGGCCAGGCGGGGGCACGGTGACGATCCGCGCCTACCGCGACGAGGGCGACCTCGCGATCTGCGTCGCGGACACCGGGAAGGGGATCCCCAAGGAGATCCAGGGCCGCCTCTTCCAGTCGTTCGTGACCTCCGGAAAGCGCGGCGGCACCGGCCTCGGGCTCGCGATCGTGAAGAAGATCGTCGACGAGCACGCCGGGACGATCACGGTCGCGTCGTCCGACAAGGGCGCGAAGTTCACCATCCGCCTGCCTCAGGAGAGCGCGCCGTCGCGGTCTGCTGGGACCGCAGGGGGGCAGCCTCAGCTGGCGTCGACGGACGGCGGCTCGGCGACCAAGGCGGGCGCGAGCGTCGCGCCGGTCGTCCACGAGGGCATCTCCCGCCGCAGGCCGGCGGGCTCAGCTCCCTCCGTCACTCCCGTGAACGAGCGGGGCCGACGCTCGTCCAGCAACGGCTCTGACGCCTGA
- a CDS encoding (Fe-S)-binding protein translates to MSQLRLKLLEPHRTSLEKCVYCPKLSRAACPVSNVEANETVTPWGKMSMAYFAARGDVPLDPGHADPAWACSACFGCRERCDHKNEVATVLTDARAELFARDLAPEGARRVAERFSAREEGRAGELDARSRSAAAAPDAVHVLIGCGYARHAPDVARDALDATEALTGAPTRPVRACCGLPLLYAGDRPGFEAAARRLAAEVAPGGRFVAVDPGCARAVRVEYPRVGVSVKGPELFVDLARSSLDRLQRSASERRVRYHDPCQLGRGLDRYDAPREILARITGRPPEEFIHRREHADCSGGGGLLPATRPASSAAIADGRIAEHRALGGGLLVTHCAQSLRRFRTRGEPAEDLASLVARAVAPR, encoded by the coding sequence GTGTCCCAGCTCCGCCTGAAGCTCCTCGAGCCGCACCGGACGTCGCTCGAGAAGTGCGTCTACTGCCCCAAGCTCTCCCGCGCCGCCTGCCCCGTGTCGAACGTCGAGGCGAACGAGACGGTGACGCCGTGGGGGAAGATGTCGATGGCGTACTTCGCCGCGCGCGGCGACGTGCCGCTCGACCCAGGCCACGCGGATCCGGCCTGGGCGTGCTCCGCGTGCTTCGGGTGCCGCGAGCGCTGCGATCACAAGAACGAGGTGGCCACCGTGCTGACGGACGCGCGCGCGGAGCTCTTCGCGCGCGATCTCGCGCCGGAGGGGGCCAGGCGCGTGGCGGAGCGCTTCTCGGCCCGCGAGGAGGGCCGCGCCGGTGAGCTCGACGCGCGCTCTCGGTCGGCCGCGGCCGCGCCCGACGCGGTCCACGTGCTGATCGGCTGCGGCTACGCGCGTCACGCGCCGGACGTCGCGCGCGACGCGCTCGACGCGACCGAAGCGCTGACGGGCGCCCCGACCCGCCCGGTGCGCGCCTGCTGCGGGCTGCCGCTCCTGTACGCCGGCGATCGTCCGGGCTTCGAGGCCGCCGCGCGGCGGCTCGCCGCGGAGGTCGCGCCCGGGGGGCGCTTCGTCGCCGTCGATCCCGGGTGCGCGCGCGCCGTGCGCGTCGAGTACCCGCGCGTGGGCGTGAGCGTGAAGGGCCCGGAGCTGTTCGTCGATCTCGCGCGCTCGTCGCTCGACCGGCTGCAGCGATCGGCGTCGGAGCGGCGGGTGCGCTACCACGATCCCTGCCAGCTCGGGCGCGGCCTCGATCGCTACGACGCGCCCCGGGAGATCCTCGCCCGCATCACGGGGCGCCCGCCGGAGGAGTTCATCCACCGCCGCGAGCACGCCGACTGCAGCGGCGGCGGCGGCCTCCTGCCCGCCACGCGCCCCGCGTCGTCCGCCGCCATCGCCGACGGCAGGATCGCGGAGCACCGCGCGCTCGGCGGCGGGCTGCTCGTGACGCACTGCGCGCAGAGCCTCCGGCGGTTCAGGACGCGGGGCGAGCCGGCGGAGGACCTCGCGAGCCTCGTCGCGCGGGCCGTCGCGCCGCGATGA
- a CDS encoding sensor histidine kinase, translated as MTAPPPAADEARGGAAGPEERAPQKRRTVAGRLLASYLVVLAAFALTVGWSVQALRAASRDAQLLRAGYVPLLLRIGEVLAEQNVFNAQLNHITAAKNPGDVREWIETARRTRPLAFSIVKDAARALAGDEKATGGDARLGQTAASSGVRRFSDEVAAEVAAIERLVGASPERFAQLFQALAVGDRELAERTRDELVKREVEGAQRLRAIRSRVEGQMQSLTDEAELREERSMHLLLGLGVLTLLVGVMMSLYARRVLAPLTAVTERANAVARGDLTPKQALATNDEIGELATTFEDMVAAIRRARAELVNAERLAAIGKMAAHVTHEIRNPLSSIGLNLELLEEEVARASAADMPDAELRPVMKESAQLVTAIRAEVDRLSRIAEQYLSVARRPRPRLEPERVDDLVQELVAFVRPELDRAGVAVRVEVEEAGPEILLDESQIRQALLNLLRNAREAMPKGGEIVVSVSFSSGAATIAVDDTGLGVPEELRASIFDPFFTTKQRGTGLGLAVTRDIIEAHGGTISCEPREAGGTRFRIALPAGRSPVQGRAADAML; from the coding sequence ATGACCGCGCCGCCGCCAGCCGCGGACGAGGCGCGCGGCGGCGCTGCGGGGCCGGAGGAGCGCGCGCCTCAGAAGCGGCGCACGGTCGCGGGGAGGCTCCTCGCGAGCTACCTCGTGGTGCTCGCCGCCTTCGCGCTGACCGTCGGCTGGAGCGTCCAGGCGCTGCGGGCAGCTTCGCGCGACGCCCAGCTGCTGCGCGCCGGGTACGTCCCGCTGCTGCTCCGCATCGGCGAGGTCCTGGCCGAGCAGAACGTCTTCAACGCCCAGCTGAACCACATCACCGCCGCGAAGAACCCGGGGGACGTGCGCGAGTGGATCGAGACCGCGCGGCGGACCCGTCCGCTCGCGTTCTCGATCGTCAAGGACGCCGCCCGGGCGCTCGCCGGCGATGAGAAGGCGACCGGCGGGGACGCCCGCCTCGGGCAGACGGCCGCGTCGTCCGGCGTCCGCCGGTTCAGCGACGAGGTCGCGGCCGAGGTGGCGGCGATCGAGCGGCTCGTCGGCGCCAGCCCGGAGCGGTTCGCTCAGCTCTTCCAGGCGCTCGCCGTCGGCGACCGCGAGCTCGCCGAGCGCACGCGCGACGAGCTCGTCAAGCGGGAGGTCGAGGGCGCGCAGCGGCTGCGGGCGATCAGGAGCCGCGTCGAGGGGCAGATGCAGAGCCTCACCGACGAGGCGGAGCTGCGCGAGGAGCGCTCGATGCACCTGCTCCTCGGGCTGGGCGTGCTGACGCTCCTCGTCGGCGTGATGATGTCGCTGTACGCGCGGCGCGTGCTCGCCCCGCTGACCGCGGTCACCGAGCGGGCCAACGCCGTCGCGCGCGGCGACCTCACCCCGAAGCAGGCGCTCGCCACGAACGACGAGATCGGCGAGCTCGCGACGACGTTCGAGGACATGGTCGCCGCGATCCGCCGCGCGCGCGCCGAGCTCGTGAACGCCGAGCGGCTGGCGGCGATCGGGAAGATGGCCGCGCACGTCACGCACGAGATCAGGAACCCGCTGTCGTCGATCGGGCTGAACCTCGAGCTGCTCGAGGAGGAGGTGGCGCGCGCCTCCGCGGCGGACATGCCTGACGCCGAGCTGAGGCCCGTGATGAAGGAGTCGGCGCAGCTCGTCACGGCCATCCGGGCCGAGGTGGACCGCCTGTCCCGCATCGCCGAGCAGTACCTCAGCGTCGCCCGCCGCCCCCGCCCGCGCCTGGAGCCAGAGCGGGTGGACGACCTGGTGCAGGAGCTGGTGGCGTTCGTGAGGCCCGAGCTCGACCGCGCCGGCGTCGCGGTTCGCGTCGAGGTGGAAGAGGCGGGGCCCGAGATCCTCCTCGACGAGTCGCAGATCCGTCAGGCGCTCCTGAATTTGCTCCGCAACGCGCGCGAGGCGATGCCGAAGGGCGGCGAGATCGTCGTGAGCGTCAGCTTCTCGAGCGGCGCCGCGACCATCGCGGTCGACGACACGGGCCTCGGCGTGCCGGAGGAGCTGCGCGCGTCCATCTTCGACCCCTTCTTCACGACGAAGCAGCGCGGCACGGGGCTCGGGCTCGCGGTCACGCGGGACATCATCGAGGCGCACGGCGGCACGATCTCGTGCGAGCCGCGCGAGGCGGGGGGCACGCGGTTCCGGATCGCGCTGCCCGCCGGGCGCTCACCGGTCCAGGGCCGCGCCGCGGACGCGATGCTGTGA
- a CDS encoding serine/threonine protein kinase: MELEAGTVVANRYRIIRQLGRGGMGEVFAAENIRTGRQVAIKLLRAESKAKSSAAERFRREARAAGSINSDHVTEILDVEEDPEHGIVLVFELLEGESLIDRLKRTGPIDFEELHPIIEQVWMGLADAHRAGIIHRDLKPSNVYIEARPDGSKRVKILDFGISKLPKEMGAETLTEMGQSLGTFSFMPPEQIGKAKTVDHRADIYACATMIYQSMSGQLPYQARNLLIMVEMKQKTNARTLAEAMDGPVDPRLEAFLAKGLAREPADRFQSALEGLTAWRELRPARSSSHPVSGSPSSTLPASSASGHARSSPIPPAHQSYKPPSSGAVKLPVPPIDPILIRTATDPGAQPRVEAMVRPHGEPERAAHLLAEPPLTQNEGQLPPYMPGGRAPGGQTAVAPAQWTGPNGTMVLNNALRDLVPPLVSHPVTPRTLPDFSEDSSGGSTTGQGPTLVYKPVRPSMDSASPGPATVGEPGPLEQRPPAPPARTLRTIVYVLAAILFAVVGFFLMGLALQYLDMPR, encoded by the coding sequence TTGGAGCTCGAAGCTGGAACCGTCGTTGCGAACCGGTATCGCATCATCCGCCAGCTCGGCCGCGGCGGCATGGGCGAGGTGTTCGCCGCGGAGAACATCCGCACCGGCCGCCAGGTGGCGATCAAGCTCCTGCGCGCCGAGTCGAAGGCCAAGTCGTCCGCGGCCGAGCGGTTCCGGCGCGAGGCGCGCGCCGCGGGATCCATCAACAGCGATCACGTCACCGAGATCCTCGACGTCGAGGAGGACCCCGAGCACGGCATCGTCCTCGTGTTCGAGCTGCTCGAGGGCGAGTCGCTGATCGATCGGCTGAAGCGGACGGGACCGATCGATTTCGAGGAGCTGCACCCGATCATCGAGCAGGTCTGGATGGGGCTCGCCGACGCGCACCGCGCCGGCATCATCCACCGCGATCTGAAGCCGTCGAACGTGTACATCGAGGCGCGCCCCGACGGGTCGAAGCGGGTCAAGATCCTCGACTTCGGCATCTCCAAGCTGCCGAAGGAGATGGGAGCGGAGACGCTGACCGAGATGGGCCAGAGCCTGGGCACGTTCTCGTTCATGCCGCCCGAGCAGATCGGCAAGGCGAAGACGGTCGACCACCGCGCGGACATCTACGCCTGCGCCACGATGATCTACCAGTCGATGAGCGGCCAGCTGCCTTACCAGGCGCGCAACCTGCTCATCATGGTCGAAATGAAGCAGAAGACCAACGCGCGGACGCTGGCCGAGGCGATGGACGGGCCCGTCGACCCGCGGCTCGAGGCGTTCCTCGCGAAGGGGCTGGCGCGAGAGCCCGCGGACCGCTTCCAGAGCGCGCTCGAGGGGCTCACCGCCTGGCGGGAGCTGCGGCCGGCGAGGAGCTCCAGCCATCCGGTCAGCGGCTCACCCAGCTCCACGCTGCCGGCAAGCAGCGCCTCCGGCCATGCGCGCAGCTCGCCCATCCCGCCAGCGCACCAGAGCTACAAGCCGCCGTCCTCCGGCGCGGTCAAGCTCCCGGTGCCACCGATCGATCCCATCTTGATCCGCACGGCGACCGACCCGGGGGCGCAACCGCGGGTCGAGGCCATGGTGCGCCCGCACGGCGAGCCTGAGCGGGCGGCCCACCTCCTCGCGGAGCCGCCGCTCACGCAGAACGAGGGCCAGCTCCCGCCTTACATGCCCGGCGGGCGCGCGCCGGGCGGGCAGACGGCGGTGGCGCCCGCCCAATGGACCGGTCCGAACGGCACCATGGTGCTCAACAACGCGCTCAGAGATCTCGTGCCCCCGCTCGTATCCCACCCCGTGACGCCGCGGACGCTCCCGGATTTTTCCGAGGACAGCTCGGGCGGGTCGACGACCGGCCAGGGTCCGACGCTTGTCTACAAACCCGTGCGGCCAAGCATGGACTCGGCAAGCCCGGGGCCTGCCACCGTCGGTGAGCCAGGGCCGCTCGAGCAGCGGCCTCCGGCGCCGCCGGCGCGGACGCTCCGAACCATCGTCTATGTGCTCGCGGCGATCCTGTTCGCCGTGGTGGGCTTCTTCCTCATGGGGCTCGCCCTCCAGTACCTGGACATGCCGAGATAG